From one Streptomyces sp. Q6 genomic stretch:
- a CDS encoding phosphoketolase family protein — MAKDLSKRGLAALDAHWRAANYLAVGQIYLLDNHLLTEPLTADHIKPRLLGHWGTSPGLNLVHTHLNRVVKERDLDALCVWGPGHGGPAVLANSWLEGSYTATYPDVTRDAAGMARLFRQFSFPGGVPSHVAPETPGSIHEGGELGYSLAHAYGAALDNPRLLVACVIGDGEAETGPLAASWHSNKFLDPVHDGAVLPILHLNGYKIANPTVLSRLPEAELDELLRGYGHEPIHVSGTDPMRVHRDMARAFDRAVDRIQAVRSQARANGGTEHGRPRWPMIVLRTPKGWTGPGIVDDEPVEGTWRSHQVPLGGVRENPDHLRQLEAWLRSYRPRELFDAQGRPVPAVLEYVPEGTRRLGATPHANGGLLTRDLPTAPLERFAVPVDKPGSTLHEPTRVLGGLLAQVMADTADRRDFRVVGPDETASNRLDALFEVTGKAWQARTVATDEHLARDGRVMEILSEHLCQGWLEGYLLTGRHGLFSCYEAFVHIVDSMVNQHIKWLRTSRELAWRAPVPSLNYLLTSHVWRQDHNGFSHQDPGFVDHVLNKSPDVVRVYLPPDANTLLSVAEHVLHSRDYVNVVVAGKQPTFDWLSLDEARAHCARGAGVWEWAGTDDGSRDPDVVLACAGDVPTQEVLAAAGLLRTHLPELAVRVVNVVDMARLMPKEEHPHGMPDFEYDALFTADKPVIFAYHGYPWLIHRLAYRRSGHRHLHVRGYKESGTTTTPFDMVVRNDLDRYRLVMDVIDRVPGLAVRAAAVRQTMADARTRHHAWIREHGTDLPEVAHWSWTG, encoded by the coding sequence ATGGCGAAGGACCTGTCGAAGCGCGGCCTGGCGGCGCTCGACGCGCACTGGCGCGCCGCCAACTACCTGGCCGTGGGCCAGATCTATCTGCTCGACAACCACCTGCTCACCGAACCCCTCACGGCCGACCACATCAAGCCACGCCTGCTCGGCCACTGGGGCACCTCGCCCGGTCTCAACCTCGTGCACACCCACCTCAACCGTGTCGTCAAGGAACGCGACCTGGACGCCCTGTGCGTCTGGGGGCCGGGACACGGCGGTCCCGCCGTGCTGGCCAACTCCTGGCTGGAGGGCAGCTACACGGCGACGTACCCGGACGTGACGCGGGACGCGGCGGGCATGGCGCGGCTCTTCAGGCAGTTCTCGTTCCCCGGCGGGGTGCCGAGCCATGTCGCGCCCGAGACGCCGGGCTCGATCCACGAGGGCGGCGAGCTCGGCTACTCCCTGGCGCACGCCTACGGAGCCGCTCTGGACAACCCCCGGTTGCTGGTGGCGTGCGTGATCGGCGACGGTGAGGCGGAGACCGGGCCGCTCGCCGCGTCCTGGCACTCCAACAAGTTCCTCGACCCGGTGCACGACGGAGCGGTCCTGCCGATCCTCCATCTGAACGGCTACAAGATCGCCAACCCGACGGTGCTGTCCCGGCTGCCCGAGGCCGAGCTCGACGAACTGCTTCGCGGGTACGGCCACGAGCCGATCCACGTGAGCGGCACCGACCCCATGCGGGTCCACCGGGACATGGCGCGCGCCTTCGACCGGGCCGTCGACCGGATCCAGGCGGTGCGGAGTCAGGCCCGCGCGAACGGCGGCACGGAGCACGGCCGGCCCCGCTGGCCGATGATCGTGCTGCGCACCCCGAAGGGCTGGACGGGGCCCGGCATCGTCGATGACGAGCCGGTCGAGGGGACCTGGCGCTCGCACCAGGTACCGCTCGGCGGGGTCCGCGAGAACCCGGACCACCTGCGGCAGTTGGAGGCGTGGCTGCGCTCGTACCGCCCGCGGGAGCTCTTCGACGCGCAGGGCCGGCCCGTGCCCGCCGTCCTGGAGTACGTCCCCGAGGGCACACGGCGGCTGGGCGCCACCCCGCACGCCAACGGCGGGCTGCTCACCCGGGATCTGCCGACGGCCCCGCTGGAGCGCTTCGCCGTCCCCGTCGACAAGCCGGGCAGCACGCTGCACGAACCCACGCGCGTCCTCGGCGGACTCCTCGCGCAGGTCATGGCGGACACCGCTGACCGCCGCGACTTCCGCGTGGTGGGACCCGACGAGACGGCCTCCAACCGGCTCGACGCCCTCTTCGAGGTCACCGGCAAGGCGTGGCAGGCAAGGACGGTGGCGACCGACGAACATCTGGCGCGCGACGGCCGGGTGATGGAGATCCTGTCCGAACACCTCTGCCAGGGCTGGTTGGAGGGCTATCTGCTGACCGGCAGGCACGGCCTCTTCTCCTGCTACGAGGCGTTCGTGCACATCGTCGACTCGATGGTCAACCAGCACATCAAGTGGCTCAGGACATCACGGGAGTTGGCCTGGCGGGCTCCCGTGCCGTCGCTCAACTACCTGCTCACCTCGCACGTGTGGCGCCAGGACCACAACGGCTTCTCGCACCAGGACCCCGGGTTCGTGGACCACGTCCTCAACAAGAGTCCCGACGTCGTACGGGTGTACCTGCCGCCGGACGCCAACACGCTGCTGTCCGTGGCCGAGCACGTGCTGCACAGCCGCGACTACGTCAATGTCGTCGTCGCCGGCAAGCAGCCCACCTTCGACTGGCTCTCCCTGGACGAGGCCCGCGCCCACTGCGCGCGCGGCGCCGGGGTGTGGGAGTGGGCGGGCACGGACGACGGCAGCCGCGACCCGGACGTCGTGCTCGCCTGCGCGGGCGACGTGCCGACCCAGGAGGTCCTCGCCGCGGCAGGGCTGCTGCGCACCCACCTGCCGGAGCTCGCGGTCCGCGTCGTCAACGTCGTCGACATGGCCCGGCTGATGCCGAAGGAGGAACACCCGCACGGCATGCCGGACTTCGAGTACGACGCCCTGTTCACCGCGGACAAGCCGGTGATCTTCGCCTACCACGGCTACCCGTGGCTGATCCACCGCCTCGCCTACCGCCGCTCCGGCCACCGGCACCTGCATGTGCGCGGCTACAAGGAGTCCGGCACCACGACCACGCCGTTCGACATGGTCGTCCGCAACGATCTCGACCGCTACCGCCTCGTCATGGACGTCATCGACCGGGTCCCGGGACTCGCCGTGCGCGCCGCGGCCGTCCGGCAGACCATGGCCGACGCCCGGACCCGCCACCACGCCTGGATCCGTGAGCACGGCACCGATCTGCCGGAGGTCGCCCACTGGTCGTGGACGGGCTGA
- a CDS encoding CBS domain-containing protein — protein MKHSKVGSVMVGDVVRVRYATPFKDVVRLLDQHRISGLPVVDEEEHVIGVISETDLLTRQAAGQEHRWSRFTARARTVRRKAEARTAGQLMSEPPVTAHADDTIAEAARVMARHKVERLPVVDEADRLVGIVTRRDLLQVFLRPDEEIRREVIDEVFVRALWLGPRTVSVQVHEGVATLSGQLERRSEKEIAARMAGHIDGVVAVVDKLTYRLDDAQLQPDEQALHGIQDDWLRKH, from the coding sequence ATGAAACACAGCAAGGTCGGCTCCGTCATGGTCGGCGACGTCGTGCGCGTGCGGTACGCCACCCCGTTCAAGGACGTCGTCCGCCTCCTCGACCAGCACCGCATCAGCGGACTGCCCGTCGTGGACGAGGAGGAGCACGTCATCGGCGTGATCTCCGAGACGGACCTGCTGACCCGCCAGGCCGCGGGTCAGGAGCACCGCTGGTCGCGCTTCACGGCCCGCGCGCGCACGGTCCGCCGCAAGGCCGAGGCCCGTACGGCCGGGCAGTTGATGTCCGAGCCGCCCGTCACCGCCCACGCCGACGACACGATCGCCGAGGCCGCCCGCGTGATGGCCCGGCACAAGGTGGAGCGGCTGCCCGTGGTCGACGAGGCCGACCGGCTCGTCGGCATCGTCACCCGCCGCGACCTGCTCCAGGTGTTCCTGCGCCCCGACGAGGAGATCCGCCGTGAAGTGATCGACGAAGTGTTCGTCCGCGCCCTGTGGCTGGGCCCGCGGACCGTCTCCGTCCAGGTCCACGAAGGTGTCGCCACCCTCTCCGGCCAGCTGGAGCGGCGCAGCGAGAAGGAGATCGCGGCCCGCATGGCCGGACACATCGACGGCGTCGTCGCCGTCGTCGACAAACTGACCTATCGCCTCGACGACGCGCAGCTCCAGCCCGACGAGCAGGCACTGCACGGCATCCAGGACGACTGGCTGCGCAAGCACTGA
- a CDS encoding universal stress protein, giving the protein MEIRALRDAGPPVEALVAAADGASLVVVGSRGLTGLAGHLVGSVATAVCEHAATPVVLVRAGDSARDEARPVVVGVDLAHASDALFETAFETAAARSVPLRVMHAWTLPALRGYAPGVPLPGDAAERETAKLTALGRALQPWQHKFPQVDAEERLVYGHPGHQLVKASTAAGLVLVGRPLRAGPHLGATTHTLIRHAACPVVVVPHT; this is encoded by the coding sequence TTGGAGATACGGGCCCTGCGCGACGCCGGTCCACCGGTGGAGGCGCTGGTCGCCGCCGCGGACGGCGCGTCGCTCGTGGTGGTGGGCTCGCGCGGGCTCACCGGTCTCGCCGGGCATCTGGTGGGGTCGGTGGCGACGGCCGTCTGCGAGCACGCGGCGACACCCGTGGTGCTGGTGCGGGCCGGCGACAGCGCGCGCGACGAGGCGCGCCCCGTCGTCGTCGGGGTGGATCTCGCGCATGCGAGCGACGCCCTGTTCGAGACCGCCTTCGAGACGGCCGCGGCACGGAGTGTGCCGCTGCGTGTGATGCACGCGTGGACACTGCCCGCGCTGCGCGGCTACGCGCCCGGAGTGCCGCTGCCGGGCGACGCCGCCGAGCGCGAGACGGCGAAGCTCACGGCGCTCGGCCGGGCCCTGCAACCCTGGCAGCACAAGTTCCCGCAGGTCGACGCCGAGGAGCGGCTCGTCTACGGGCATCCGGGACATCAGCTGGTGAAGGCCTCCACGGCGGCCGGGCTGGTGCTGGTGGGCCGGCCCCTGAGGGCGGGCCCGCATCTGGGTGCGACGACGCACACGCTGATCCGTCACGCGGCCTGCCCGGTCGTCGTCGTCCCGCACACCTGA
- a CDS encoding cyclic nucleotide-binding domain-containing protein, whose product MIATTTPRMMQALPAEHRDRLMRMARQVNFPQDARLFEEGGRADRFWIIRTGTVALDLHVPGRRPAVIETLGFGELVGWSWLFAPHVWQLGAEAVSPVRAYEFDAKAVRALCASDPELGREVSQWVGKVLAHRLLAARTRLLDLYAPHGSGLPR is encoded by the coding sequence ATGATCGCCACGACCACCCCCCGGATGATGCAGGCCCTGCCCGCCGAGCACCGTGACCGGCTGATGCGCATGGCCCGGCAGGTCAACTTCCCGCAGGACGCCCGGCTCTTCGAGGAAGGCGGCAGGGCCGACCGGTTCTGGATCATCAGGACCGGCACCGTCGCCCTCGACCTGCACGTCCCCGGCCGCCGCCCGGCCGTCATCGAGACCCTCGGCTTCGGTGAACTCGTCGGCTGGTCCTGGCTGTTCGCGCCCCACGTGTGGCAGCTCGGCGCCGAAGCCGTCTCGCCGGTGCGCGCCTACGAGTTCGACGCGAAGGCCGTCCGCGCCCTGTGCGCGTCCGACCCCGAACTGGGCCGCGAGGTCAGCCAGTGGGTCGGCAAGGTCCTCGCCCACCGGCTGCTCGCCGCCCGCACCCGCCTCCTCGACCTGTACGCCCCGCACGGCAGCGGACTGCCCCGATGA
- a CDS encoding flavodoxin domain-containing protein encodes MDEHSSTPPRVLVAYGTKRGATADIAEQIADVLNKTGCAAETRPAGEVRDLTEYDAVVLGGALYGNRWHRDARRLARRSGKALARTPVWLFSSGPLDDSATRGDIPPVSAVQRVADRIDARGHITFGGRLTDDTHGRMARMIVRSGHGGDFRDTGQIATWAEGIGRELNQA; translated from the coding sequence ATGGACGAGCACAGCAGCACCCCGCCCCGGGTCCTCGTCGCGTACGGGACCAAGCGGGGCGCCACCGCCGACATCGCCGAGCAGATCGCCGACGTCCTGAACAAGACGGGCTGCGCCGCCGAGACGCGCCCCGCCGGTGAGGTCCGCGACCTCACGGAGTACGACGCGGTCGTGCTCGGCGGCGCGCTCTACGGGAACCGCTGGCACCGCGACGCCCGCCGTCTGGCCCGCCGCAGCGGCAAGGCCCTGGCCCGCACGCCGGTCTGGCTGTTCAGCAGCGGCCCCCTGGACGACTCGGCGACGCGCGGCGACATCCCCCCGGTCTCCGCGGTACAGCGCGTCGCGGACCGGATCGACGCGCGCGGACACATCACGTTCGGCGGCCGCCTCACCGACGACACCCACGGCCGCATGGCCCGGATGATCGTCAGGTCCGGCCACGGCGGCGACTTCCGCGACACCGGACAGATCGCGACCTGGGCGGAAGGGATCGGACGTGAACTGAACCAAGCCTGA
- a CDS encoding FAD/NAD(P)-binding protein, which yields MSPPPVPYTVVARAQETADSATLRLAPARRGHGLGPFTPGRFAMVYAFGVGEIPLSVSAIEPGGVLSHTVRSVGAVSDALYRARVGDTVGVRGPFGTGWELERAYGRDLLVVAGGIGLAPLRPLVRAAVSAPDDFGRLNVLIGARTPEDLLYPGEAEKWRTACTGVTVDHPGSTWRGETGLVTRLLDAAQYDPARTTAFVCGPEPMIRATARDLAHRGVPAEHIRVSLERNMRCATATCGHCQLGPVLLCRDGPVIGFERAERLMSIREL from the coding sequence ATGAGCCCGCCACCCGTCCCGTACACCGTGGTGGCCCGCGCGCAGGAGACCGCGGACAGCGCCACGCTGCGCCTCGCCCCGGCCCGGCGCGGCCACGGCCTCGGCCCGTTCACGCCCGGCCGGTTCGCGATGGTGTACGCGTTCGGGGTGGGGGAGATCCCGCTGTCGGTCAGCGCGATCGAGCCGGGCGGGGTCCTCTCCCACACCGTGCGTTCCGTCGGCGCCGTGTCCGACGCCCTCTACCGGGCGCGCGTCGGCGACACCGTCGGCGTGCGCGGGCCCTTCGGCACGGGCTGGGAACTGGAGCGGGCGTACGGCCGTGACCTGCTCGTCGTCGCGGGCGGCATCGGCCTCGCGCCGCTGCGCCCGCTCGTACGCGCCGCCGTCTCCGCACCGGACGACTTCGGCCGGCTCAACGTCCTCATCGGCGCCCGGACCCCCGAGGACCTCCTCTACCCCGGCGAGGCGGAGAAGTGGCGCACGGCGTGCACCGGCGTGACCGTCGACCACCCGGGCAGCACTTGGCGTGGCGAGACGGGCCTGGTCACCCGCCTCCTGGACGCCGCGCAGTACGACCCGGCGCGGACCACCGCGTTCGTCTGCGGACCCGAGCCGATGATCCGCGCCACCGCCCGCGACCTCGCCCACCGGGGCGTCCCCGCCGAGCACATCCGGGTCTCCCTGGAGCGGAACATGCGCTGCGCGACCGCGACCTGCGGGCACTGCCAGCTCGGCCCGGTGCTGCTGTGCCGCGACGGCCCCGTCATCGGCTTCGAACGGGCCGAACGCCTCATGTCCATCAGGGAGTTGTGA
- a CDS encoding universal stress protein has product MERPLIVGVDGSEPSLQALDWAVDEAVRRSVALRVVHASRWEWYEGHQPSFDVHRRSVRQYAEHIVAQAAERAARRSSEVKLDTQVVPEDPSAALIEAAKDASAVVVGSRGRGVLSGLLLGSVSLPVAAYAETPVVVVRGGDANLSAGFGQITVGVGEARQATAALEFALREAELRGAEVFAVRTWRCPAHEGVAYPTSDSEAHQVRAENELESALGAPRAAHASVPLRAHAHEGRARDVLLEASALSDLLVVGARRRDGRVGLQLGPVNHAVLHHSACPVAIVPHD; this is encoded by the coding sequence GTGGAACGTCCGCTGATCGTGGGGGTCGACGGTTCTGAGCCGAGCCTTCAGGCCCTGGACTGGGCGGTCGACGAGGCGGTGCGGCGGTCCGTCGCGCTGCGCGTCGTGCACGCCTCGCGCTGGGAGTGGTACGAGGGGCACCAGCCGTCCTTCGACGTGCACCGCCGTTCGGTGCGGCAGTACGCCGAGCACATCGTGGCCCAGGCCGCCGAGCGGGCCGCCCGACGGTCCAGCGAGGTGAAGCTCGACACCCAGGTGGTGCCCGAGGACCCGTCGGCCGCGCTGATCGAGGCCGCCAAGGACGCGTCGGCGGTGGTCGTGGGCAGCCGGGGGCGCGGTGTGCTCTCCGGCCTGCTCCTGGGATCGGTGAGTCTGCCGGTCGCCGCGTACGCCGAGACGCCCGTCGTGGTGGTCCGCGGCGGCGACGCGAACCTCAGCGCCGGGTTCGGGCAGATCACGGTGGGCGTCGGCGAGGCCCGACAGGCGACGGCGGCCCTGGAGTTCGCGCTGCGCGAGGCCGAGCTGCGCGGCGCGGAGGTGTTCGCCGTACGGACCTGGCGCTGCCCCGCGCACGAGGGCGTCGCGTATCCGACGTCCGACAGCGAGGCCCACCAGGTGCGCGCCGAGAACGAGCTGGAGAGCGCCCTCGGCGCTCCCCGGGCCGCGCACGCGTCGGTCCCTCTGCGGGCGCACGCCCACGAGGGCCGCGCGCGGGACGTGCTCCTGGAGGCCTCGGCCCTGTCCGACCTGCTGGTGGTCGGCGCGCGGCGCAGGGACGGCCGCGTCGGTCTGCAACTCGGGCCGGTCAACCACGCGGTGCTGCACCACAGCGCGTGCCCGGTGGCGATCGTCCCGCACGACTGA
- a CDS encoding carbamoyltransferase HypF, with amino-acid sequence MHARYDDSVTQVSGRTTLTVRRARGLAPAPLPCPAPDAVLGAGAQSKHTFTLAADGRAHLAPHGGDLADPATYDAFTTSYAHLRALTGIEPRAVAHDLHPDYLSTRWAGERHLPLVPVQHHHAHLAACAAEHGLTGPFTGVAYDGLGLGDDGTLWGGEILVADLTTYRRVARFATAPLPGGEAAVRHPWRTALGHLHGAEFSHPVPETRELFGGRVDPRRITAVRTLVERRLNSPRASSAGRLFDAVASLVGLVDSVSYEGQAAVALEAAAGRTRAVPLDHRVVRVDGLWVYDTAPTLADLLRRRADGAGPAHLAAAFHETLARATAELVGRAVESGAPRTVCLGGGCFVNRRLLGDVRRQLRAQGLRVLVGTAVPVGDGGISYGQAAVAAARLAAARVAGTKE; translated from the coding sequence GTGCACGCCCGCTACGACGACTCGGTGACCCAGGTGAGCGGCCGCACCACACTCACCGTCCGCCGCGCCCGCGGACTCGCCCCCGCACCGCTGCCCTGCCCGGCGCCGGACGCGGTGCTCGGCGCGGGCGCCCAGTCGAAGCACACCTTCACCCTCGCCGCCGACGGCCGCGCCCATCTCGCCCCGCACGGCGGCGACCTGGCCGACCCGGCGACGTACGACGCCTTCACCACCTCCTACGCCCACCTGCGCGCGCTCACCGGCATCGAGCCGCGCGCCGTCGCCCACGACCTGCACCCCGACTACCTTTCGACCCGGTGGGCCGGGGAGCGGCACCTGCCGCTCGTACCCGTCCAGCACCACCACGCGCACCTCGCCGCGTGCGCCGCCGAGCACGGTCTGACGGGCCCGTTCACGGGAGTCGCCTACGACGGCCTCGGCCTCGGTGACGACGGCACGCTGTGGGGCGGCGAGATCCTGGTCGCCGACCTGACCACGTACCGCCGCGTCGCCCGGTTCGCCACCGCGCCGCTGCCCGGCGGCGAAGCGGCCGTCCGCCACCCGTGGCGCACCGCGCTCGGCCACCTCCACGGCGCCGAGTTCTCCCACCCGGTCCCGGAGACACGGGAGTTGTTCGGCGGCCGCGTCGACCCGCGGCGGATCACCGCCGTCCGCACCCTGGTCGAGCGCCGCCTGAACAGCCCGCGCGCCTCCAGCGCGGGACGCCTCTTCGACGCGGTGGCGAGCCTCGTCGGACTCGTCGACAGCGTCAGTTACGAGGGCCAGGCCGCCGTCGCCCTCGAAGCGGCGGCCGGCCGGACCCGCGCCGTCCCCCTCGACCACCGCGTCGTGCGCGTCGACGGACTGTGGGTGTACGACACCGCGCCCACCCTCGCCGACCTCCTGAGGCGGCGCGCCGACGGCGCGGGCCCGGCCCACCTCGCGGCCGCCTTCCACGAGACGCTCGCCCGCGCCACCGCCGAACTCGTGGGCCGCGCCGTCGAGTCGGGCGCCCCGCGCACCGTCTGCCTCGGCGGGGGCTGCTTCGTCAACCGGCGCCTCCTCGGCGACGTACGACGACAGCTGCGCGCCCAGGGCCTGCGCGTGCTGGTCGGCACCGCCGTCCCCGTCGGCGACGGCGGCATCAGCTACGGGCAGGCGGCCGTCGCCGCGGCCCGCCTCGCGGCCGCCCGTGTCGCCGGGACGAAGGAGTGA
- a CDS encoding HypC/HybG/HupF family hydrogenase formation chaperone: protein MCLGIPGRITEIHVHHELPMATVDFGGLRREVCLAYTPGAAVGTYVIVHVGFAITTVDEAEARRTLDVLRAMADAVESELGAPLPAVGPTGPTAVPGQPMGAGARTPEAGRDSARPDEGRTP, encoded by the coding sequence ATGTGCCTGGGCATCCCCGGAAGGATCACCGAGATCCACGTCCACCACGAACTCCCCATGGCCACCGTCGACTTCGGCGGACTGCGCCGCGAGGTCTGCCTCGCCTACACCCCCGGAGCCGCCGTCGGCACGTACGTGATCGTGCACGTCGGCTTCGCCATCACCACCGTCGACGAGGCCGAGGCGCGACGCACCCTCGACGTGCTGCGCGCCATGGCCGACGCCGTCGAGAGCGAACTCGGCGCGCCCCTGCCGGCGGTGGGGCCGACCGGCCCCACCGCCGTGCCCGGGCAGCCCATGGGGGCCGGGGCGCGCACGCCCGAGGCTGGTCGCGACAGCGCACGGCCGGACGAAGGGCGGACGCCATGA
- a CDS encoding 4Fe-4S dicluster domain-containing protein, with translation MDPSTTATALLDRTGLGALVDALRADGRTVVGPTVKDDAIVLAPLTDADELPWGWGTELDAGRYRLVRRADGAGFAHSAGPQSWKTFLHPQREQLWQTDRAPDGTLTVTEHRSPRPAYAFLGVRPCDLRAIAIQDRVLAGGHFGDDGYARRRRGAFLVAVDCTEPGGTCFCVSMGGGPAADPGYDLALTETTDERGHRFLVRAGSADGERVLGPLPRVAADPDTEERAHAAVDAARDRMGRAMPPVDLRTLLGTNPDAARWDDVAARCLSCGNCTMVCPTCFCTTTEEVTDLTGDHAERWQRWDSCFDLDFSQLHGGPVRASTRSRYRQWLTHKLSTWYDQFGSSGCVGCGRCVTWCPVGIDLTEEVAALAKEARK, from the coding sequence ATGGACCCCTCCACGACGGCGACGGCACTGCTCGACCGCACCGGACTCGGCGCCCTGGTCGACGCGTTGCGCGCCGACGGCCGCACAGTCGTCGGACCCACGGTCAAGGACGACGCGATCGTCCTCGCCCCGCTCACCGACGCCGACGAACTGCCGTGGGGCTGGGGCACCGAACTGGACGCGGGACGCTACCGGTTGGTGCGCCGCGCGGACGGCGCCGGCTTCGCGCACTCCGCGGGCCCGCAGTCGTGGAAGACGTTCCTGCATCCGCAGCGCGAGCAGCTGTGGCAGACCGACCGCGCGCCCGACGGCACCCTGACGGTCACCGAGCACCGGTCCCCGCGGCCCGCGTACGCGTTCCTCGGCGTACGCCCCTGCGACCTGCGGGCCATCGCGATCCAGGACCGGGTCCTGGCCGGCGGGCACTTCGGCGACGACGGCTACGCACGGCGCCGGCGGGGAGCGTTCCTCGTCGCCGTGGACTGCACCGAACCCGGTGGGACCTGCTTCTGCGTGTCCATGGGCGGCGGGCCCGCCGCCGACCCCGGCTATGACCTCGCCCTGACCGAGACGACCGACGAGCGGGGTCACCGCTTCCTCGTCCGGGCGGGCAGCGCCGACGGGGAGCGCGTGCTCGGCCCGCTCCCGCGCGTCGCGGCCGATCCGGACACCGAGGAGCGCGCGCACGCCGCCGTCGACGCCGCCCGCGACCGCATGGGCCGCGCGATGCCGCCCGTCGACCTGCGCACCCTGCTCGGCACGAACCCGGACGCCGCACGCTGGGACGACGTGGCCGCCCGCTGCCTGTCCTGCGGCAACTGCACCATGGTCTGCCCCACCTGCTTCTGCACCACCACCGAGGAGGTCACCGACCTCACCGGCGACCACGCCGAGCGGTGGCAGCGCTGGGACTCCTGCTTCGACCTCGACTTCAGCCAGCTGCACGGCGGCCCGGTCCGCGCCTCCACCCGCAGCCGCTACCGCCAGTGGCTCACCCACAAACTCTCCACCTGGTACGACCAGTTCGGCTCGTCGGGATGTGTCGGCTGCGGGCGCTGCGTCACCTGGTGCCCGGTCGGCATCGACCTCACCGAAGAGGTCGCCGCGCTCGCGAAGGAGGCCCGGAAATGA
- a CDS encoding response regulator transcription factor, translating to MTESGRPDSPRTPIRVFLLDDHEVVRRGVHDLLEDQEDISVVGEAATIAQALARVPALRPDVAVLDVRLPDGDGVTVCRQLRSDLPDLACLMLTSFDDEEALLDSIMAGASGYVLKQIQGSDLVNAVRTVATGQSLLDATATAQLMARLRGEHAKAAEPDALEGLTPREREILGLIGEGLTNRQIGRRLYLAEKTVKNHISRLLAKLGVERRIQAAVIATQTQERRRVSDE from the coding sequence ATGACGGAGAGCGGCCGCCCCGACAGCCCGCGGACACCGATACGGGTCTTCCTCCTCGACGACCACGAGGTGGTCCGCAGGGGAGTGCACGACCTCCTGGAGGACCAGGAGGACATCAGCGTCGTCGGCGAGGCGGCGACCATCGCCCAGGCCCTCGCGCGGGTTCCCGCGCTGCGCCCGGACGTCGCCGTGCTCGACGTCCGGCTGCCCGACGGCGACGGCGTGACCGTCTGCCGGCAGCTCCGCTCGGACCTGCCGGACCTGGCCTGTCTGATGCTCACGTCCTTCGACGACGAGGAGGCGCTGCTCGACTCGATCATGGCGGGCGCCTCCGGGTACGTCCTGAAGCAGATCCAGGGCTCCGACCTGGTGAACGCCGTACGCACCGTGGCCACCGGGCAGTCGCTGCTCGACGCGACGGCCACCGCCCAGTTGATGGCCCGGCTGCGCGGCGAGCACGCGAAGGCCGCGGAGCCGGACGCGCTCGAAGGGCTCACCCCCAGGGAGCGGGAGATCCTCGGCCTGATCGGCGAGGGGCTGACCAACCGCCAGATCGGCCGGCGGCTCTACCTCGCGGAGAAGACCGTCAAGAACCACATCTCCCGCCTGCTCGCGAAGCTGGGCGTGGAGCGCCGCATCCAGGCCGCGGTGATCGCGACCCAGACACAGGAGCGGCGCCGCGTCAGCGACGAGTGA
- a CDS encoding hydrogenase maturation protease — translation MTGHTRIAVIGVGNAFRRDDGVGHAVVAALEARARQRPLPPGTVLTACDGDPARLIGLWAEAQLAVVVDAAHAHPAHPGRVHRIELDAEHLERPPTTSSHGLGLGEAVELARVLGRLPRRLVVYAVECAETTLGEELSATVAAVVEPLAADVEAEIVRHRDAAARG, via the coding sequence ATGACCGGACACACACGTATCGCGGTGATCGGCGTGGGCAACGCGTTCCGGCGCGACGACGGAGTCGGCCACGCCGTCGTCGCCGCGCTCGAAGCGCGGGCCAGGCAGCGGCCGTTGCCGCCCGGCACCGTCCTCACCGCCTGCGACGGCGACCCCGCACGGCTCATCGGGCTGTGGGCCGAGGCGCAGCTCGCGGTCGTCGTGGACGCCGCGCACGCGCACCCCGCGCACCCGGGCCGCGTCCACCGCATCGAACTCGACGCCGAACACCTGGAACGGCCACCCACGACCAGCTCGCACGGGCTCGGCCTCGGCGAGGCCGTCGAACTCGCCCGCGTCCTCGGCCGGTTGCCGCGGCGCCTCGTCGTCTACGCGGTGGAGTGCGCCGAGACCACGCTGGGGGAGGAGCTGTCCGCGACCGTCGCCGCCGTCGTGGAACCGCTCGCGGCCGACGTCGAGGCGGAGATCGTCCGGCACCGCGACGCCGCGGCGCGGGGGTGA